From the Cydia pomonella isolate Wapato2018A chromosome 11, ilCydPomo1, whole genome shotgun sequence genome, one window contains:
- the LOC133523044 gene encoding uncharacterized protein LOC133523044, with translation MATPNTNRSSTDTHDSNFYSISEANDNEEDMELVAEPSSSYDLVSNRLDQPNCMSGDKDDCVKCKTSNVPVCHIKLKQLENLKNSTKRLLCLLEDVQAKTHSTALVADDPPKMADFLRPMAIWDPENVDMMDRSVTDIIGAAAMKRLEKQTKELDSIVIRDKDDDCSVYKRLIRKCHCLNQQEYNDFIIHFNEETKFCTSTIGEIIKNIYILKRFLYMGGKYTKNALLFLNQGLEEGTYVEKADIIQACAFADVCCIFDTHTIVTVCISWPCKNRSLIEADTQEMTAKLLYNLSRLEEGRRYLNFNAKITCEIKKLLKKKQDKISCDTVEMLNAVLNTFQLQVQHNGMTLTYHCRPMQEGIGNKTLNALIAYRQHMTLNELFMHLDILQNLSGNGETKKQLTPHLPSMLSLFKNMLLEFDSSDINILITNIMTNIVGDSVAKINVKESPNAMICETITSCIATEPIQKKNVTIQVPLKRNHKHQKKAHHNLVPAVAYIQKKNIGANKPQKNNVIQKPQQAHQEINKARKSNTTKSVIRPKTTPALNADKAKNLASFTKPNSTVFQRENTTTSVYTALINRSRKFMGLSWGDNRNVIVVPMEQEKIAVK, from the exons ATGGCGACACCAAACACCAATAGATCTTCCACCGACACCCACGACAGTAACTTTTATAGTATAAGCGAAGCAAACGACAATGAAGAAGACATGGAGTTAGTTGCAGAGCCCTCCAGCTCTTATGATCTTGTTTCTAACAGGCTTGACCAGCCCAACTGTATGTCTGGAGATAAAGATGACTGTGTGAAGTGCAAGACTTCCAATGTACCCGTTTGCCATATAAAACTG AAACAATTAGAGAATCTCAAGAACAGCACTAAAAGGCTTTTATGCTTATTGGAAGATGTGCAGGCAAAAACTCATTCCACAGCGCTGGTCGCCGATGACCCGCcgaaaatggccgactttttgaGACCTATGGCGATTTGGGATCCTGAAAATGTGGATATGATG GACCGGTCAGTGACTGATATCATCGGTGCCGCAGCCATGAAAAGATTAGAAAAACAGACTAAAGAATTGGACTCAATTGTTATCAGA GATAAAGACGACGACTGTTCAGTTTACAAAAGACTGATCAGAAAGTGTCACTGCCTGAACCAACAAGAATACAACGACTTTATTATCCATTTTAACGAAGAGACGAAATTCTGCACCAGTACAATTGGAGAAATCATAAAAAACATCTACATTCTCAAAAGGTTTTTATACATGGGCGGCAAATATACTAAAAATGCTTTGCTATTTTTGAACCAG GGCCTAGAAGAGGGCACTTATGTGGAAAAGGCGGATATCATACAAGCATGCGCCTTCGCTGATGTCTGCTGTATATTCGATACACACACGATTGTGACTGTGTGCATTTCTTGGCCGTGTAAGAATCGTAGCTTGATAGAAGCAGATACGCAG GAGATGACAGCAAAACTCCTATACAATCTATCCAGACTCGAAGAAGGCCGAcgatatttaaatttcaatgcGAAAATAACGTGCGaaattaaaaaacttctgaAGAAAAAACAAGATAAAATAAGCTGTGACACCGTCGAAATGCTTAATGCGGTTTTAAATACATTCCAGCTACAGGTTCAGCATAATGGAATGACTCTAACTTACCACTGTCGGCCAATGCAAGAAG GTATCGGAAACAAGACATTGAATGCCCTAATAGCCTACCGACAGCATATGACTTTAAACGAATTGTTTATGCACTTGGATATTCTTCAAAATCTATCTGGAAATGGAGAAACGAAAAAGCAACTCACGCCACACTTGCCATCAATGTTGAGCTTGTTCAAAAATATGCTCCTAGAGTTTGATAGCAGtgatataaatatactaattacAAATATTATGACCAATATTGTGGGCGACAGTGTTGCGAAAATTAATGTAAAAGAAAGTCCAAACGCCATGATATGCGAAACAATCACATCATGTATAGCAACCGAG CCAATTCAGAAGAAAAACGTGACAATTCAAGTGCCTCTGAAAAGGAACCACAAACACCAGAAAAAAGCTCATCATAATCTTGTACCGGCCGTCGCAtacatacagaaaaaaaatataggagCTAATAAACCACAAAAAAATAACG TAATTCAAAAACCACAACAAGCACaccaagaaataaataaagcgAGAAAATCAAATACTACTAAAAGCGTTATAAGACCAAAAACCACTCCAGCTTTAAACGCCGACAAAGCCAAGAATTTGGCTTCTTTTACTAAACCAAACTCAACTGTTTTCCAGAGAGAAAATACTACAACTTCTGTATACACAGCTTTAATCAACAGGTCAAGAAAATTCATGGGTCTGTCGTGGGGAG ATAACAGAAATGTTATAGTGGTACCCATGGAACAAGaaaagatagcagttaaataa
- the LOC133523045 gene encoding uncharacterized protein LOC133523045 codes for MSTIRRNTQLDSTASSQESHDHDDINIVKQKNLAKDLLKSRIFLGRYLERRLINQRIGYRDVVVVSPAEVDLKRDLLEVQNSLRILCPKIQWIGITDTEPLGYNSSGVCLWTEIDNQPFGPFWFQVRSLKFRDEEIIVTVKCLRHISDAFLELEPILTGEFGGTSKSKEKSEGKVEKPIEALSDTVQEIKANLKSALSITNVKEFFTFIFALVIAVFTGSTAFINFLGNFILALLRELSILVKNSTPMFLGFLDFLSKIVGGFYILVAMFFKPSNPPPQNKRSLRYNDSTQSRYNNDIDSRYID; via the coding sequence ATGAGTACTATTAGAAGAAACACGCAGCTCGATTCAACAGCATCTTCGCAAGAGAGCCACGATCACGACGACATAAATATTGTGAAGCAGAAAAATCTCGCAAAAGATTTGCTGAAATCTCGAATTTTCTTGGGTCGCTACTTAGAAAGGCGGCTAATTAACCAACGCATTGGCTACAGagatgttgttgttgttagtcCCGCTGAGGTTGACTTGAAGAGAGATTTGCTTGAAGTGCAAAACAGTCTTCGTATTCTTTGCCCGAAGATCCAATGGATTGGCATTACAGACACTGAACCACTTGGCTACAACTCATCTGGCGTATGCCTTTGGACCGAAATAGACAACCAACCCTTCGGGCCATTTTGGTTTCAAGTGAGGAGCCTCAAATTCAGGGATGAAGAAATTATAGTGACCGTCAAGTGTCTGCGGCACATATCAGATGCATTTCTGGAATTGGAACCTATATTGACTGGAGAGTTTGGAGGTACAAGCAAAAGTAAAGAAAAGAGTGAAGGCAAAGTTGAAAAGCCTATTGAGGCTCTTAGTGACACTGTTCAAGAGATAAAAGCTAATTTAAAAAGTGCTTTATCTATAACCAATGTAAAAGAATTCTTTACTTTCATATTTGCACTTGTTATTGCAGTTTTTACTGGGAGCACTGCATTTATTAATTTCCTtggcaattttattttagctttGTTGAGAGAATTGTCAATTTTGGTTAAAAATTCAACTCCAATGTTTTTaggttttttagattttttgagtaAAATTGTTGGGGGATTTTATATCCTGGTAGCTATGTTCTTCAAGCCGAGTAACCCACCTCCACAGAACAAGAGATCACTTAGATACAATGACAGTACACAATCTAGGTACAACAATGATATTGACAGCAGATATATTGACTga
- the LOC133523046 gene encoding protein inturned, whose product MNNYKTKLNYDSPCDSDNDWTSSDDSKYSDTDSSVPEWDSDVGEDGELVYIKVKACDDAVDDSKAPLLENCEAFKRRNNFKRTSTRRSTKGRIFKVLKSHKSKQLDVFGRKKSDDQGAAALSGILKKTSLEDNKIVIQVSKNMMFNSEKNCQIEKMFGISLETNTGNNLIVADFLPEARAIYSQKVKKGYYLQKINNIDVNSYNINRILQVVADDYDNPKLQFQAAEGALFDIEKLLTTKQAPENSLTQLLKDSNCSVLYICCNDIEYHSNDDKGVLYCYPRPFSQNFLYNTRGAYVTLNHLAPKSLGTSQPITSTVLHNSTLINIAYMSHYSDLLLVAFPNKEVDLFAAKRVIIQITRILEFLYGSLKTCFTKPNNVDKLDSLFSRVFISLLFSNMDKDTDKRNGLYVEDVLAAHSITLPLEVRIQVDDAMTELQAADYREWTDDIENFQRLYTVIGTCLYYSGHLLSSHVQDEDLFEINAFLKLNGILKLSAEKELEKLVIWKEVYIHEHRKQNKNDSNEYRIPDGRWFLLVAGKGHFILATLMEAGGCTEDAIGITPPSPFYVEECESCIELLYDVGLDKYLSTWIRSNTQPQLECSPERLTKLGKKMNQKSDGTLKPSTLKLPNRRRHNSTEQINVSSDSVNYGSHHSLYSQWYNGKRHASNLDVSYSEDSNSLKSNSEKSEERVQGRRADRERNRRDSSGSDSDWDRQDGSRASGSIDASDIRKSLLNEIDHVTVHRITAGDENVLFHFLQLESAKGVLIAPVKSIEVQANNALYTHIVRTFRAASKRIHELLQHSVRFKRNYMPSNPNKVLVAVKEYAMLFRAPPATLYQCGIRNESFHFWVVGRIFSEPEPRELYVCYHESVPQDLTEISYLLSYLE is encoded by the exons ATGAATAATTATAAGACAAAATTAAACTACGATAGCCCGTGCGATTCGGATAACGACTGGACTTCTTCAGATGATTCCAAATATTCTGATACCGACAG TTCTGTTCCTGAGTGGGACTCGGATGTTGGCGAAGATGGAGAGCTTGTTTACATTAAAGTTAAAGCCTGCGATGATGCTGTGGACGATTCGAAAGCTCCGCTTCTGGAAAACTGTGAAGCGTTTAAACGAAGAAATAATTTTAAGAGAACCTCGACAAGACGTTCAACTAAAG GCAGAATATTCAAAGTTCTAAAAAGTCATAAATCAAAACAGCTGGATGTGTTTGGCCGAAAGAAATCAGATGACCAGGGAGCTGCTGCTCTTTCTGGCATTCTGAAGAAAACATCTCTTGAGGATAACAAAATTGTTATACAG GTTAGCAAAAACATGATGTTCAACAGTGAAAAGAATTGTCAAATAGAAAAAATGTTTGGCATCAGTCTAGAAACTAACACAGGAAATAATCTCATAGTGGCTGATTTTCTTCCTGAAGCCCGGGCTATATATTCTCAGAAAGTAAAAAAAGGATATTACTTGCAaaagataaataatattgatgttaATTCATACAATATAAACAGGATTCTTCAAGTGGTCGCTGATGATTATGATAATCCAAAACTTCAGTTCCAAGCAGCTGAAGGGGCCTTGTTTGATATAGAAAAGCTCCTTACAACAAAGCAAGCTCCGGAGAATTCTCTAACACAATTATTGAAAGACTCTAACTGTTCAGTCTTATACATATGCTGTAATGACATAGAATATCATAGCAATGATGATAAGGGAGTCCTATATTGTTACCCGAGACCATTTAGTCAAAATTTCCTTTACAATACCAGAGGTGCATATGTAACTTTAAATCATTTAGCTCCAAAATCATTAGGTACAAGTCAGCCTATAACTTCAACTGTATTACATAATagtactttaataaatattgcCTACATGTCACATTATAGTGATTTATTATTAGTTGCATTTCCGAATAAAGAAGTTGACTTATTCGCCGCTAAGAGAGTAATTATACAGATAACAAGGATTTTAGAATTTCTTTACGGGTCTTTAAAGACATGTTTTACTAAACCTAATAATGTTGATAAGCTGGACAGCTTATTTTCTCGCGTATTTATTAGTTTGTTGTTTAGTAATATGGATAAAGATACAGATAAGAGAAATGGGTTGTATGTGGAAGATGTTTTGGCAGCGCATAGTATTACGTTGCCTTTAGAAGTAAGGATACAAGTAGACGACGCCATGACGGAGCTTCAGGCGGCGGATTACAGGGAATGG ACTGACGACATTGAAAACTTTCAAAGGCTGTACACAGTGATTGGAACTTGTTTATATTATTCTGGACATTTACTAAGTTCCCACGTACAAGATGAAGATTTGTTCGAAATCAATGCATTTTTGAAACTCAACGGTATCTTGAAATTGAGCGCGGAAAAGGAATTGGAAAAACTGGTCATTTGGAAGGAAGTATATATCCATGAACATAGGAAGCAGAACAAAAATGATAGCAAtgaatatag AATTCCAGACGGACGCTGGTTCCTGCTCGTGGCCGGAAAGGGACATTTCATCCTGGCCACGCTGATGGAGGCTGGAGGATGTACCGAAGAT GCAATAGGCATCACCCCGCCATCTCCTTTCTATGTAGAAGAATGTGAGAGCTGTATTGAACTCCTATACGATGTAGGACTCGACAAGTACCTCTCTACGTGGATACGGTCCAATACACAGCCGCAACTGGAATGCTCACCGGAGCGCTTGACCAAGCTGGGGAAGAAGATGA ATCAAAAATCCGACGGCACTCTAAAACCCTCAACTCTCAAGCTCCCAAATCGTCGTCGCCACAACTCCACTGAGCAGATAAACGTGTCCAGCGACTCCGTCAACTATGGCAGCCATCACAGTTTGTACTCCCAGTGGTACAACGGGAAACGCCATGCCAGCAACTTGGACGTCAGTTATTCTGAGGACTCCAACAGTTTGAAGAGCAATAG tgaaaaGAGCGAAGAGCGTGTACAAGGTAGAAGGGCCGATAGAGAAAGAAATCGCCGGGATTCTTCGGGCTCTGATTCTGATTGGGACAGACAG GACGGCAGCAGAGCTAGCGGCAGCATTGATGCGTCCGACATTAGGAAATCCTTGCTCAATGAAATTGATCATGTCACTGTTCACAG AATAACGGCAGGCGACGAAAACGTGTTATTCCATTTCCTACAATTAGAATCCGCGAAGGGCGTCCTAATAGCACCAGTGAAAAGTATAGAGGTGCAAGCCAACAATGCGCTGTACACACACATTGTACGGACTTTTCGGGCCGCGAGCAAACGGATACATGAGCTGTTGCAGCATAGTGTGCG CTTCAAAAGAAACTACATGCCTTCAAACCCCAACAAAGTGTTAGTCGCCGTGAAGGAATACGCAATGCTGTTTCGCGCGCCCCCCGCAACGCTATATCAGTGCGGCATCAGGAACGAGTCCTTTCACTTCTGGGTTGTCGG gcGTATATTCAGTGAACCTGAGCCCCGCGAGCTGTATGTCTGCTACCACGAATCCGTACCGCAGGACCTCACCGAGATATCATATTTACTCTCCTACTTGGAATAA